The Neosynechococcus sphagnicola sy1 region CTGATTGCCTCTCACTTAAAATCAATTCGTGCCAGTGATAAGGCTGTCGCAGCCCTAGTCAACGCTGCCAAAGAAAAAGGGGGGCGGGATAACATTACCGTGGTGCTGATCACAATTGATGTCCAAGCTCCGACCGTTGCTAAGGCTGGAGCTTAAGGAATGCATCAGCGGCTAAGGATCAATCTGTAATACCTGGGGCTCGATCAGGGTAATCATCTGCTGAATTCCCCGTTGGATGCGGCGAGTCACCGTCATCGGGCTGACCCCTGTGCGCTCCGCTACTTCTTTACGGGATAAGTTACGAAAAAACACGAATTCAATGGCTTCGCGGGTTTTCTCCTCCAGTTGGCTTAAGGCTCCCTGTACCTGTTGACGCTCTTCTTCGCGGGTTTGTAAGGCTGCAAATCGTAGATCCGGTAGGGTATCACCTAGGGCCATGTAAGAGTCTGTCTGGTGAGAGGCCGTGGCATCTAAACTCAGGGGGATGCGGTTACGGTTAACCAATTTGCACTCCTGCCACTCCTCCAGTGAGATCTGCAACGCTTGAGCAATTTCCTCGTCATTGGGTTGTCGCCCCAGGTTCGTAAACAGGGAGGCTCGGATCGCCTGCCCAGCCTTGTGCAGCTGTTGCCAACGCCGAGGAATTCTCACCGCCCCGCTGCGATCGCGCAGAAAGTGCAGAATTTCTCCCCGAATATACGGCACGGCAAAAGAACTAAAGGCGCAGCCCTGGGTGGGGTCAAAACGCTCAATGGCTCGAATCAGTCCCAAATACCCCACTTGTTCTAGATCTTCATAGGGTTCCGCACATTGGTAACTGACACGATGGGCTAGCTT contains the following coding sequences:
- a CDS encoding RNA polymerase sigma factor SigF gives rise to the protein MTTHESTFRYRGLELLVAYHQQPSIEARNQLVKLHAGLVRKLAHRVSYQCAEPYEDLEQVGYLGLIRAIERFDPTQGCAFSSFAVPYIRGEILHFLRDRSGAVRIPRRWQQLHKAGQAIRASLFTNLGRQPNDEEIAQALQISLEEWQECKLVNRNRIPLSLDATASHQTDSYMALGDTLPDLRFAALQTREEERQQVQGALSQLEEKTREAIEFVFFRNLSRKEVAERTGVSPMTVTRRIQRGIQQMITLIEPQVLQIDP